The Lemur catta isolate mLemCat1 chromosome X, mLemCat1.pri, whole genome shotgun sequence genome has a window encoding:
- the LOC123628831 gene encoding paraneoplastic antigen Ma6F-like — protein MNSPESLAMALATLQDWCRCLGVNAQRSLLILGIPDDCREDEFQEAVQAALWPLGRYRVLGKVFRKELGARAALVEFADYLNRSVIPRQIPGKGGPWTVIFLPQAHDADLQDRPDFPARPQGQAVARWAGEAGATGESGAAGEAGAAGEEAAAGEEAAAGEAGGAGEAGAAGEAGAAGEAGAAGEAGPAGVAGGTGEAGGAGEAGEAGAAGEAGAAGQAGAAGEAGAAGEAGAAAASGEAGAAGESWAEHLRQALEAMLENLPYQPLRTFTGMEEPGRREEFFESWLSHAKDMLYLWRNISERERRRRLMESLGGPALGLMCGLLAENPDTPVQDCLAELVQVFGSKDSRVRARLMFLTCAQRPEENLFAYVVRLERLLHEAIEKGAFHPAIADQVRARQVLLQARPNATLRDKLRRMRLERRPPGFLGLLRLIRETEAWEAVLDVMEQELRTKEEGTPGDGGDPAAAQAAQAAPATGGAAEASPARDGASQAVPVRADAAQVTAGIPGAAQASPAPEEVAEASPAAQEDDSVPAPAGLGQAGPTEAPGTPPTAHICSVSGASPGGPGRVPESRAQAGDQESDEAPLDGEE, from the exons ATGAACTCCCCCGAGTCCCTGGCCATGGCGCTGGCGACACTGCAGGACTGGTGCCGCTGCCTGGGCGTGAATGCGCAGCGCTCCCTGCTCATCCTGGGCATCCCTGACGACTGCCGGGAGGACGAATTCCAGGAGGCCGTGCAGGCTGCGCTGTGGCCCCTGGGCAGGTACCGAGTGCTCGGCAAGGTCTTCAGAAaggagctgggggccagggcagccctggtCGAGTTTGCAGACTATCTAAACCGAAGTGTGATCCCGCGACAGATACCAGGCAAGGGGGGACCCTGGACtgtgatcttcctgccccaggcccatgATGCTGACTTACAGGACAGACCCGATTTCCCTGCAAGGCCCCAGGGTCAAGCAGTGGCCAGATGGGCAG gtgaggcaggagctacAGGTGAgtcaggagctgcaggtgaggcaggagctgcaggagaagaagcagcagcaggtgaagaagcagcagcaggtgaggcaggaggtgcaggagaggcaggagctgcaggtgaggcaggagctgcaggagaggcaggagctgcaggagaggcaggaccTGCAGGAGTGGCAGGAGGtacaggagaggcaggaggtgcaggagaggcaggagaagcaggagctgcaggtgaggcaggagctgcaggtcaggcaggagctgcaggagaggcaggagctgcaggtgaggcaggagctgcagcagcttcaggagaggcaggagctgcaggaga AAGCTGGGCCGAGCACTTGAGGCAGGCTTTGGAGGCTATGTTGGAAAACTTGCCCTACCAGCCACTGAGAACCTTTACTGGAATGGAAGAGCCAGGCCGCAGGGAAGAGTTCTTTGAGAGCTGGCTGAGCCATGCCAAGGACATGCTGTACCTGTGGCGCAACATATctgaaagggagaggaggaggcggCTGATGGAGAGCCtggggggccctgccctgggTCTCATGTGTGGCCTCCTGGCAGAGAATCCTGACACCCCAGTGCAGGACTGCCTGGCCGAGCTCGTGCAGGTGTTTGGGAGCAAGGACAGCCGGGTAAGGGCACGGCTGATGTTCCTGACCTGCGCGCAGCGTCCCGAGGAGAATCTGTTTGCCTACGTGGTGCGCCTGGAACGCCTGCTGCATGAGGCCATAGAGAAGGGGGCCTTCCACCCGGCCATCGCAGACCAGGTGCGAGCCCGGCAGGTGCTGCTGCAGGCCCGGCCCAACGCGACGCTGCGGGACAAGCTGCGGAGGATGCGGCTAGAGAGGAGGCCGCCTggcttcctagggctgctgcgACTCATTCGGGAGACCGAGGCCTGGGAGGCGGTTCTAGATGTGATGGAGCAGGAGCTACGCACAAAAGAGGAAGGGACCCCTGGGGATGGTGGAGACCCAGCTGCCGCCCAGGCCGCCCAGGCCGCCCCTGCCACGGGAGGCGCAGCTGAGGCATCCCCAGCCCGTGACGGTGCCAGCCAGGCTGTTCCTGTCCGTGCAGATGCTGCCCAGGTTACTGCCGGTATCCCGGGAGCCGcccaggcctcccctgcccctgaaGAGGTCGCCGAGGCCTCCCCTGCCGCTCAGGAAGACGACAGTGTCCCTGCCCCTGCGGGCCTGGGTCAGGCAGGACCCACTGAGGCCCCTGGGACTCCCCCCACAGCCCACATATGCAGTGTTTCTGGGGCGAGCCCAGGAGGTCCTGGCCGGGTGCCCGAGAGCCGGGCCCAGGCGGGAGACCAGGAGTCCGACGAGGCCCCCCTGGATGGGGAGGAGTAG